The genomic DNA CAGCGCATGCCGATCAGGGAATACTACCCTGGTGAGAAGCCTTACCGGATGGTGTATGTAGAAGATCCTTTCGGCAATATCTTTGAAATTTATTCTCACGGTTATGAGCTGACGTATTCGGAAGGCGCGTACTGACATCTAGAAAAAGTAGCAGAGGCTGGGACAAACGTGTTTCAGTCATAGAAATACCCGGATTCATTCGCCTAAGATAAGGTTGATGAATCCGGGTATTTTAATGGGCACTTTATAGTGTTTTCCAAAAATCAGGTCCTATAGGGGCAGGATGACCCTTACCCTTGTTCCTTCGTCAGGTGCACTCTGTACATTGATGGAACCGTTGTGCAGTTCAATCAGCTGTTTCGTAATGGCCATCCCGAGTCCGGTACCGCTTCCGGAATCACTTGTGTTTGTTCCACGGTAAAAGCGTTGGAACAAGTGGGAGAGGGTCTCGGAATCCATTCCTTCTCCATCATCTTCAATTTTGATGACCAATAGTTGGTTTTCTATGGCTTCAGTGGAGATGGTGATCGTTGTACCATCTCCGTTGTGTTTGATGGCATTGGATAAGAGGTTGTCGAGGATCCGTTGAAACCACTTCCGGTCCACCATCCCGAGCATGGGGGTTTCCGTAGGAAGGAAGCGGATATCGGCTTGTGCCGTATTGATGAAATAAATGACGCTCCTCCGCACCGCTTCGTTGATATCTGTCCTTTCTTTCCTAATGGGCAGGGCTTGGCTGTTGAGCTGATAAACGAGGGTGAGATCATCAAGGAGATCCTTCATGAATGCGGACTTATCCACGATTGTACCGGCAAAATCCCTTATTTCTTCAGGAGTCCACTCATATTGATCGGACTGCAGCATCTGGGCATATCCGGTAATGGATGATAAGGGGGTTTTCAAATCATGCGATAGTCCGCTGATCCACTCTTCCCTTGAGCTGACCACCTTCTTTTCGTGCCTCTCGTTGCTCTTCAGTGTGTCCGTCAGCTTGGATAGCTGGCTGAAAAGTTCTTTGTATAGACGATAATTCCGTTTAAGCTTCCCGTTTTTCTTATAGATCGTGGATTCCCCGACCTGGTTGACCGGTTGGGAGTATTGACCGTCAGAGAGCTGCTTGATCCATTTAACCATGATCAAGAGAGGGGTGCCGAGATTCCGTGCATACCAAAAGGTGCTGAACAAGATCAGGAGGGCAATGACGATAAGCGCGATGAACCACCCGTTATGGATCGGTACCGAAATGGGTGCTTCAGCAGGAGGGTGAATCCCTGATATCAGGATCTTTCCTGAGAGGGGATCTTGGTGCACGGACTGATCCGGATCATCCAGCTGAAGGATGTCCTTGTACGTGTAGTTCTCTGAAGGTGGCCGGTCTCCATAAGCTTGAAGAACATTGCCATCAGGGTCGGTCAGTTGAATCCACACACCCTCTTTTTTTAGTTGCCGCTGATCTTTTGACGAAGGCAACCATTCTCCTTTACTCCAATCGACCTCATCTTTCACCTTGCTCAACCATTGCTTCTCAGGATGATGTTTCCCGAGCATCACGTAGGACGGTTCATCGTCCATATTCAGGATCTCCCACGTATGGATATCGGTAAAGGAGACCTCATCGGCAGCCGAAAGAAGATGTTTTGAAGAGAGAACGGAATCGGGAGCACCGTAAGATCCGGCAAAGTCTCCCCTGGAGTCCAGGATGATCAACCAGCTCTTTTGCTTTTGAAGAATTTTTTGTAAATGTTGATCGATGGTTGCTTTGCCATCCTTGACCTCGACCCTGTCGGAAAAATAGAGTCCTTCTGCGGTGGTGAGGTCTTTTTCAATGGCAGAATTCATGGTGAGGAACGCGATGAATAAGAAAATGATCAAGATCGACAGCAATAATAGGAAGCCGGTCAGGATCAGGCGACCGAGGAGGTGGAGGATGAATCGAGTATGGATATTCATCTGCTCCCCCTTGGAATCTCCAGTTTATACCCGAGCCCCCGGACGGTCAGGATGAGCTCAGGATTCCCTGGATCTTCCTCGATTTTCTCCCGCAACTTCCGGATGTGCACCATGACGGTGTTATCTTCCCCCATGAAGGCGTCTCCCCACACCTGCTCATAGAGCTGTCCTTTGCTGAAAAGCTGATTCGGGTGCTTACAAAAGAATAGTAATAATTGGTATACTTGAGCAGGAAGTCGAACGGATTCCCCCCGTACGAACACTTCTCCTGTCGATGTGTTCATTTCGATGGGTCCGCAGCTATGCACGGTCTGATCCTGTATCGTACTGATCTTCAACCTCCTGGATAGATGTGCCTTGATCCTTGCAACGACTTCGAGGGGTTGAAGGGCTTGGTGATGTAATCATCAGCCCCGACTGCAAATCCCGATAACTTATCGAGGTCGCCGGCCTTGGCGGTCAGAAAGAAGATCGTGGCATCGGATTGCTCGCGGATCGATGGGCAAATCTCAAAACCTGTTTGATCAGGAAGCATCACATCCAAGAGTATCAAATCATAGGTATGACTCTTACATAGGGCAAGTGCCTGTGAGGCAGTCTCTGCTTTATCAATCTTTGAAATTCCCTCTCTGAGGAGCAGGGTCTCAAGCATATTCATAAGTGCCATTTCATCATCAACAATCAATAATCGTGCTTCATTCATCATTAATCTCCTAACTTAACGGTGTTACACCTATCATATCATCAAAGTTTTAGTAGAATTAGAGAATTAAGGAAAAGTTAAGGTGGGATTTCACCTGCGTTAAATGTAGTGGATTATCCTTTTTGTATAGACAAATAAGAAAAGGAAGTGTTCATATGTTTGCCATCGCCAAAAGGGAATTCTTTCAATTATTCAAGGGGTTCAAGTCCATCGCCATCATCCTCATGCTCCTTGTCCCGACGTATTATTTTGCGAAATTCTCCTCTATGTTCGAGAGCGCATTGGAGTTAACGCCCGATGAGGCGGATATGGCCCATTCAGCAGGCTTGCTGGTGGTCATGATTGTATTCGGTCAACTGTTCGTCATGGGACTGTCGCATGACACGATGAACCGGGAGATGCATGAACGGACCATGAGATTCCTGTTGACCCGTACGTCAAGGCGGTCCATCGTGGCAGGCAAGTTCCTCGGGATCCTGGCATTCTGGTTTGCTTGCATCACTGTTTCCCACGTGATCATCGCGATTTTCTCACACCGATTCGATGCTTTCACATTCTTTCAGCTCATGGGTCTCATCGCTTGTCAGGTAGCCTTTACGGTCTTCCTGTCGACGGTGGTCCCGGTGCCTGCGTTGACGATGTTTATGAGTATCATTGCCGGAATCCTCCTTCCGATCCTCGGCTACTGGTTGGCATACACCTCGAATCCATGGTTCAGCTGGATGAAGTATGTTGATCCGAACTATTATCTTGTCAGGGAAGATTATACGTTCTTGCTCATGTATCTTGATGCTTTCATTTTACTTTTACTAACATATATATTCTTCCGAAGGAGGGGATGTTGATGATTACAACGAAAGGGCTGACAAAGTCGTTCGGGAAAAATCAGGTAGTCAAAGGAATCGATCTCACGGTGGAGAAGGGGGAGATCTTTGGGTTCCTCGGGAGGAACGGAGCAGGGAAATCAACGTTCATCAACATGCTGACCGGTATCGTGATACCAACTTCCGGTAGCTATTCCCTCCTAGGAGAAGAGGAGAATCACAATGCAATCAAGCACAAGATCGGCGTCATGCCTGATTATTCAACATTCTATCAATCCATGACCGCACTGAAGCATCTGCAGTTCCTTGCCGGTGTATCGGGGAAAAAGGTATCCAAGGATACGTGCATGTCGGTGCTGGCCGCCGTCGGTCTAGAAGGGCATGAACATAAAAAAACCTCCAAGTTTTCCTTCGGTATGAAGAAGAAGCTTGGAGTGGCACAGGCCATCATCCATGATCCTGAATTGATCTTCCTTGATGAACCGACTTCAGGAATGGACGCAGAGTCGGTCCTGCAGATTCAGCACCTGATCCGTTCCCTGCAGAAACAGGGGAAAACGATTTTCATGACGTCTCATAACCTCGACGAAGTGGAAAAGATCTGTAACCGTCTTGCTATCATGAAGGAGGGGTGGATTATTAAAAGCGGCACGATGGAAGAGCTGAGGGCATTTTACCGCTCGAACATTGAAGTGAAAGTCAAACATTCACCCATCCCTGTCCGTGATCAAGAGGATCTGGAACAATGGCTTTCCATTAACGGTCGGGATCTCGAAATGGAAGAAACCCATTTTCATATAGTGGTGGAGGATGAGAAGAAGATTGCTGACATCATCCGCGTCCTTAACCGGATCAAGGTTGACGTTTACCGGGTAGAGGTCGATGAACCAACCCTGGAAGAGATTTTCCTTGAAAGGGAAGAGGCAAAATAAATGGCAAGGTGTCGCGAAGACACCTTGCCTTTCGTTTAGCCATCCCACTGTTCGCTCGTCCGTCGGTAACCGGAAATATGGTCCCATACAAAACCGATGACGGCACAGAGAAGAGCGGGAAGGGTCCACTCCAACCCATTAGCCGATAGAGGGATCCAGTCTACGGCGTGTTCGAGACTTTTCGGTACCATATTGAAACTGTGGAACGTTTCATAAAGTGAAAACGCACCCGTCATCCCCACCGAAAGGATGAACATCCTCCTGCTTTTCCCCAGGAAGAGCTGAGCAAGGGAGAGGACAACAAGAACGATGGCTATAGGATAGATCAAGGATAGAAGAGGTCCAGCAATCTTGAGGATCATATTCAATCCCAGGTTCGTAAAGAGAAGCCCGATCAAGGTGAATACCCCGACATACCCTTTATAGGAAAGGAGGGTGAAGCGCTCCTGGAAAAATTGAGCGCACGCATTGATCAGACCGACACAGGTTGTCAGGCAGGCGAGGATCACGATTGAACCGAAGATCAGATTCCCGCTGGGGCCGAATAGCTGTCCCGATGCCAGCACAAGGAGTTCGGCGCCGTTGGCAACAGCCTGGTCGGCAGGAATCACCCTTCCGATCCATCCGAGAGATACGTATACAAGAATGAGACCCAGAGCGGCAATCGATCCTGCACCGATCGTCCCTTTCACAAGCTCACTCCGTTTGCTCATTCCTTTGGAGCGGAACCCATTTATGATGACAATGCCGAAAGCAAGGGCTGCGATGGCGTCCATTGTATAATAGCCTTCAATGAAGCCCGTAAGGAACGGGGAGTGTTGGAACTTGTCTGTTGTCGGTGCATCCCCGTACGAATAGGTGAAAAAGGCCTTAATGAATAGAATAGCCAATACGATGAGAAGTGCTGGAGTAAGCCACTGTCCCACAAGGTCGATGGCTTTCTTCGGATTCAGGCAGATCAAGAACGTCACTCCGAAGAAGATAATCGAGAATAGGAGAAGAGGCATATGCCCCTGGACGGGAAGAATCTGTTCGAACCCGAGCTCGAATGCCACATTGGCGGCCCTTGGAATACCGTAGAAGGCGCCGATGGATAAGTATACGATGATGGCGAAGATCATCCCGAAAAGGGGATGAACCCGTTCACCGATTGATAAAAGCCCATTCTTCGAAAGAGACACAGTGATGATCGTGAAGAAGGGAAGGAATACAGCTGAGAGAATGAAGCCAGTGATGGCAGGTATGAATGCATGACCTGATTCCATTCCAAGGGTAGGAGGGAAAATCAGATTCCCGGCCCCGAAGAAAAGGGAAAAGAGCATGAATCCAGCTACGATAATATGTTTTTTATTCATAATGTTGAACCTCCTGATTATATCCTGAAAAACAAAAAAGCCCGCCCCTTAAATAAAAAGGGACGAGCTTATACCCGCGTTACCACCCGAATTCCGCCTGCCAAAGAAGCAAGCGACACTTGAACGTACCAACATACGTCTTCCTGTTAACGGTGGAAAACCGGCAGTGCTTACTCCGTTCGGCACTGCGTCTCAGGGATGATTTTCAATAGGGTACCGTTCGCCTGCTCCCACCAAATGCCGGCTCTCTTTGCAACAGTGTCCCAATCTACTCTTTCCCGTCGTTGACATTTACTATAGTAGTAATCTAGCACAGAAGGAATTCATTCGTCAATTTGTTTTTTAAATATAGTATTTATTCTGACATATAAGGGAGGAACCTGTAAACGCTTAGAATCCCTGTCTGACTTCATCGAACGATAAGGAGGAATGAAGAATTTCTGATAAAGTCACTCTATAGCCATCAGGATCGATCAGGACGACTTCCCGTGCATTCCACGGTCGATCGACTGGCCCTTCCACAATGCTTGAGTCCGGAGCTCTCCCAGCAGTAAGGTGTACGTCATGCCACTGCAGATTGATGGTGATTCCCTGTGGATGAACGATTGATCCAGCAGGGATCAGCATTAGATCCTGGTATCTTTCACCGCGGATATGGGCCATCACCATCTTGTTTTCCTCCCCCCTAAGACTGTACACCTCGTTGAATTCCAAGACATCCTTGTACCATTTCACGGAACGCTCGATATCTCTCACTTCCATTTTCACAAACATGGGCATCGGATATGCTTCCATTCTGTCACTCCTTTCTGTTGATATCCTTCACTGTAATCCATGACGCTACGTAAAGGTCAACAAAAAAAAAGAGGGTGGGACAATACTAAAAAGGACCATTGAATGACGAACACGATCAGTATAGGCTCTTTATACCGCACATGATTTCTGTGCAAGACTTCGCTTTCCGCGGGAGTCTTCGTCTTGCACTCCAATCAACCGCTGCTGGAAACCATATAACAAAATAAAAACCCGAATTCATTTGCCTGATCGCAGGCAGATGAATCCGGGTTGTACTATGACTAAAACACGTTTGTCTCAGCCACTCGAAAAGGATTATAATCCGACAGAAATATATTTCACTTCCAGGTATTCGTCCATTCCCTGATGGCCGCCTTCCCGGCCAAGTCCGCTCTGCTTGAATCCACCAAATGGTGCCTGAGGAGCGGATGGCCCTCCGTCATTCAACCCGACAATCCCGTATTCCAATTGCTCACAAATGGCAATTCCTCGGGAGATGTTTTCTGTGAACACATACGCGGCCAGTCCATAGATCGAATCATTGGCACGTTCAACGGCTTCTTCTTCCGTTTTGAACGTGGTGATCGGGGCAAGGGGGCCGAATGTTTCTTCGCTCATGCAGAGCATATCGTCTGTTACGCCGGTGAGTACGGTGGGTTCAAAGAACAGCCCTTCTTTCACGCTGCCTCCCGTTGCAATTTCAGCGCCCTTTTCAACGGCGTCATCGATATGTTTTTTCACTTTATCCACGGCACGGTCATCGATGAGAGGTCCGATGTCAATGCCTTCATCCAGTCCGTTGCCGACCTTCAGCTTTTTGACCTCTGCTACATATTTTTCGGTGAATTCATCAACGATGGATTCGTGAACATAAATGCGGTTGGTACATACACAGGTTTGACCGGCATTGCGATATTTGGAAGCTACCACTCCTTTGACGGCCTTATCGATGTCCGCATCCTGGGTCACGATGGAAGGAGCGTGACCGCCAAGCTCAAGGGAGATCTTCTTCATCGTATCCGCAGAGTTCTTCATGAGGATTTTACCGACAGGAGTTGAGCCTGTGAACGTGAGCTTGCGGACGCGCGTATCATCCGTCCACGCTTCCCCGATCGTCTTGGAGTCTCCGCTCACAACATTGATGACGCCTTTCGGTATACCTGCTTCTTCTGCCAGATGGGCAAGTTTGAAGGCTGTCAGCGGTGTGAGCTCAGCCGGTTTGATGACGACGGTGCATCCTGCCGCTAATGCAGGCGCGACCTTCCGTGTGATCATCGCAGCGGGGAAGTTCCACGGCGTGATGACGGCGACGACACCGACTGGCTGCTTCGTCACGAACATCCTTTTGTCGCGTTGCGTTGCCGGAATCTGCTCTCCATACACACGCTTTCCTTCTTCAGCAAACCAGGAAATGTAGCCGTTGGCATAGTCGATTTCCCCAAGGGCCTCTTTAAGCGGCTTTCCTTGTTCCAATGTCATCGTACGGGCGAGGTCTTCGCGATTATCATGAATGAGATCATGCCATTTACGGACCAGTTCGCTCCGCTCGTAGGCTGAGTGTTTACTCCAGCTTTTAAACGCTTCAGAAGCAGCATCGACAGCGTACTTTGCTTCCTTCGTGCTTCCGTTCGGAACGGTGGCGATCACATCTGATGTGGCGGGGTTGACGACCTCGATCGTGTCGAGATCCTGACCGGTTTGTTGACCATTGATCAATAGCGCATACTTTTCCATTAAATGAACCTCCTGAATTGATTGGTTGATAAGATAGTGAGAGTTTTCCCTCTCTATATGTAGCTTAAACGTTACCTCAAATGTTGCAGTGACGCCAACAAATGAACCTCGAAGTTCCTGTGTTTATTCTTATTCAGGTTGAGGGAACATATACCGTATGAACTTAGATTACCAAGGAGGAATCCACTGTGAAAGCAATTGTGATCAATCAATATGGAAGCAAGGATGTTTTGGAAGAAAAGCAAGTAGAGAAGCCGGCAATCGGTGATGATCAGGTGCTGGTAGAGAACCATGCAACTTCAATCAATCCGATCGACTGGAAGCTGAGAGAGGGATACCTGAAGCAGATGCTTGATTTTGAATTCCCGATCATACTTGGATGGGATGTAGCAGGCACCATTTCTGAAATCGGTAAGAACGTCAGCGGCTATTCCATCGGCGATCGGGTATTCGCCCGTCCGGAAACGACGAATCAGGGAACCTATGCGGAGTATGTGCCGGTGGATGCCCATCTGCTAGCACCCATGCCGGATTCCATGAGCTATGAAGAAGCAGCAGCAATCCCACTTGCTGGATTGACGGCCTGGCAGTGCCTGGTGGATTTTGGTGAAATCAAGAAAGGCGATAACGTATTGATCCATGCAGGATCAGGAGGAGTCGGAAGTTATGCCATCCAGATTGCTAAGAGCTTCGGGGCCCATGTCGCCACCACTGCGAGCGGGAAGAACGAGCAGTTTGTCCGGTCCTTGGGGGCAGATGAATTCATCAACTACCGGGAGCAGGATTTCAGCGAGCTCTTATCAGACTATGATCTTGTCGTCGATACGATGGGAGGAAAGGTTCAGGAGGACAGCTTCAAGGTATTGAAAAAAGGTGGCAAGCTCGTCTCCATCGCCGAACAGCCTTCTGAAGACTATGCGGCCGACTTCACAACGAAATTCCTGTGGCTGGAGCCGAACGGCGAACAGCTGAAGAAGCTGGCGGACCTTTATGAGAAGGGAGAACTGAAACCGATCATAGGAGAAACCTTCGACCTCAGTGAACAAGGCTTGAAGGATGCCCATGCCCTAAGTGAAACTCATCATGCAAAAGGGAAGATCATCATCAAAGTGAAGTAGAAACAGAACCAGTGAAAATCCGGGTGTGCTCACTTCCTGAACGGAAGGGCAACGCCCGGATTTTATATTTTTTATGGGAGTCTCAAAATGGTTTTGTATTTTTCTACCTATTATTGGGGGTGTGAATGCCTTTTATTGTATGCTCTGATTCAAACAACCCCTCCAGAAGATATCGTTGAACCCCTTTACAGCACTGAGCGGCCTCCCTGTAATGCCTCCTGCTTGCTTCTACATCCCCGCTCAGGGAGTGGAGTCGGCCGAGGATACTTTCTTTCATCCATTCTTTTGACATGGAATCGGCCCTCTCTGCGGCTTCTTCAAGCCTTCCTTCCTCTAGCAATAAATGAACCTGGTAATACTCCCTTACCTGCGACTGTTTAACTTGAAGAAGATGGGAAGCGGCGCTTCGTACATCCTTTCGCTGTGCAGCCTCTGCAAGAAGGAAAATCGCTTGGTGTGCGGGAGATTTGTACTTTCGCAGGACCTTGTTGAGCTGATCCTTCACCAGGAGAGGGTCACCTTGGCCGAGCGCCCAATAAAAGCCCAGTATCGGCTGCCTTGTGCGTGCAGATAAAAACTGTTCAACTTTGTGTGAATCTGTTGCATGGTACATATAATACATATAGGGAATCATGGCAATGAGAAGGACAGAGGCTGTGATCACCGTTACGACTGCACCAAAAGGAAGATCAAAAAAACCACCTGTAATACCTAAAGTAATAGCGAAGCTGAACATGATGATGTACTGTTTTTTGCTGATCATGGATGGTTCCTTTCCGGTTCGTCTCCAGTCTCTTCATCTACCGCCGGGATTTCCTGTTCTTCATGGAATTCCACTTCTGTCTGCCCGGTGATCCCGTCAAATGGCGTATAGAAGAGCGAAGGAGACCGTTTCTTTTTGAATGATTTTATCCCTGCGATGATGAGGAGCAATGTCACAGAGAGGGGGAGCAGGGCGAATGCCAGCAGCTCCATCATGAATCGTTGGACGAGCTTGTGGCTACGGCGCTTGCAGACATGGTGGCGATCATGGCAGTCTGCTGTGCTTGGATCAGTGTCTCGATCGTCGTCGACAAGCTCGTCGTGGCGAGGGAAGAATCCTCCAAGTGATTGCTCACATAGAAGTTCACGGCCATCATGAAATTCACATCTTTATGCCATCTGAATGCTTTGATCCTGTTCAGGTTGTCCCATACGGAACGGACCCTGCCGCAGTCCGCATCTTTGACGAATGACAGCAGGGCGACCTGCGGATAGTAAGCCGGTTTCATGCGGATTCCTTCCGAGCGGAGGGCATCATATACCCCTAGAACCCTTGATATCAGGGCTTCCGGTCCTTCTTCCTCCTGAAGGGAAAGGATATGGCTCATCGTCTGGAGATCATTCCCTTTTCGGAAGCCTTCATGGTTCAGCTGGTCGTAAAAGGACTCGATATAGCTCACAATATTCTCCTGTTCCTTTGTAGCGAGAAGTACGGCAAAAGGATAGTCGCTATGGCCGGTCAGAAATAAATGTTCCTTCGCCATACGCTTATATAGGGCAAGTGCCCGTTCAGGCAGGCTTGAATCCGTTTCTTCCTCACCAAGGACGGCAAGGGCAGCAAGATGGGTGAAGATTCCCCTCTTGAAACCTGCTTCAATGAGGCGGTCATAAAGAGCTTGGAGGCGTTCAAATTGTAGGCGTGGGTCTTCAGATTTCACATCGAGAAGGGCAGCGAATGAAAAGCGCAACTGCGTTTTCAAGTGAGAAAACATACCGGTTTCTTTTTTGATCATTTCGCTTATCTCCAAGAAGCGCTCCACGTCAAAAGCATGATCATTCGTACAGTAAATGGAGGCGGTCAGCATGAGTGCCCGTTGATCGGAAACCTGCCAGCGGAGACGCTTTTTCAAGGTGGTATAGATGAATTCATACTGATCGATCTGGTCTTGGATCATATTGAACACGTCCTTAAATGATTGATTCCTTTATATACGGATGTAATGGTTTGGGGTTTCATTTTCCTGCAGATGTCAATTTCTTATATGAAAGAAGCCATCTGCATTGTCCTGCCATACAAGAATCGTTATTAAATTTTTTACAATTTGAGTGAGAAATAGTTAATAGTCTGCTATGGTGATGTAGGATACATACTTTGTTAAACCACCAATATCTGAATGGGGGTATACTACGAGGGCGTTGAAGCAGCATCTGTCCTCAGAAAGCCGAAAAAGACAGGGAGGCTTCCGGGTTTCAATGTATTCTACATAAGGGGGGAATCAAATGGAAATGCTGGAGCGGTTGAATCAGTGCATCGACTATATTGAGAAGAATCTGGACGGAGTAATCGATCCGGATGAGCTATCTGCGCTCTCCATGTATTCCCATCATCATTTCCAGAAGATGTTTTCCGTCATCTCCGGGTGCCCGCTTGCGGAGTATATCCGGAAGAGGAGGCTCACCGTAGCGGCCCAGGAACTCATGGTGACAGAGGCAAAAGTGATCGATGTTGCCCTGAAGTATGGATATGAAACGCCGGAGTCGTTCTCGAAAGCGTTCCGGAAGCTTCATGGAGTGCCGCCTTCGAGGATACGTTCAGCGTCTGTCAGGGCGTACCCGAGATTGGGTTTTAAACTTCAGATAACAGGGGTGAACGAGATGAATTATCGCATGGTTGAAAAAGAAGCGTTCGAAGTGGCGGGGATCGGCAGGAGAATGAGCACGCAGGATGGAGAAAACCTAAGGGAGATCCCTAAGTTCTGGGAGCAGGTGAACAGGGATGGGATTGACCGGGAGATTTGCAGGGCTGCCAACGCCGATTCGATTATGGGCGTGTGCCTGCACGAAGATCGCACCAAGGATGAATTCACGTATTTCATCGGGGCTGAAAATACGGTGGCTACGGTAGCCTATGAAACGCATACGATGCCTGCTGCCACTTGGGCGGTATTTGAGGTGGTGGGTCCGATGCCTCTGGCCATACAGCGCGTATGGGAGAGGATCTTCACAGAATGGTTCCCGTCCACGGGATTTGAGCACAGCGGTGGTCCTGAGTTCGAACTGTACCCGATGGAAGACGCCGGGGCAGAAGACTTTCGCTGTGAGGTATGGGTGCCCGTTAAGAATCGTTAATATCATGTTGAAGCAAGGCAACGTCGTGTTGCCTTTTTTTGATTTTCAAGAATGTTCTTATTCATTCCTCCTAAAACTGGACCTTCTTGTTATAATGTAAGAAAAAGGATATGTGGATTGGGAGTGAATCGATGGTTTTCCGAAGGACACGTATGTCAAAATGGGCGCTCATGCTCGTGCCCGTCATCTTACTATGCAATATTCTACTGTATCAATCTTCAGTACAACTCTACCTAGATATTCATATCAGCAAAGAAGTGGTGTTCGGCAGCCTCCTTGACCTGGTGGTCGTCCTGCCGGCTTTGATGTATGCAGCATTCAGACTTTCCAAAAAACAGCTTGCAGGTATCGTGGTATTCGGTCTCGTCCTCGCAAGATTCATACTCCCCGAAGCATACTTTGCTCAGTACACGATTCTGCTGTATGCCGGACTGGCGGTCGAAGTGATCGTTGTCATGGGAGAACTTGCACTGGTCTTCCTCCTGGTGAAAAAGATACCGGACATAAAGGGCTATATGAGGGAGTCTGGAAACGGACCCCTGTTTTCACTTCTCCCCGCAGCCATACGGAATGTAAAGGATCATTTTATCGTCAGGTTGATCACCTCTGAAATCCTCACAATCTACTACGGTCTAATGAGCTGGAAGCGCAAAGCACCCGTCCATCGCGGAGTGGTGACCATGCATCAAACCACCAGCCACACAGCCATGAATCTCATGTTGATCCACGCCATCGTCCTGGAATCAGTGGGGTTTCATTGGTGGCTCCATGATATTCAACCGGTCCTGTCCATGGTGCTCCTCATACTCAATGTATACGGGGTCATCCTGTTCCTTGCTGAGATTCAGATCGCCCGCCTGCATCCCCTTGAAGTGAAGGACGGGATGATCTATATCGGCCAGGGACTTCAAAAGAGGATTGTCTTTCCTATAGAAAATATTGAACACATGGAGTGGGGTGGAAAACCAGCTGAAGCCGGTCTTCTCCTCATGTATAAAGATTTTGAAGAAGTGGAGCCCCAGGTTGTCATCACATTGAAGGAAGAAGCAGAAGCCACACTATTCATGGGTAGGAAGGTCATGGTGCGTGAAGTGGCCATCAGGGTGGATGATCCAAACCGCCTGAAAGAATTATTGGTGTGACCCGTATCTTTTTCGGCTTCCCATCCGTTAGTAGTGTGAGAGGATGATAAGGAGTGAAGGATATGCAACCTGTAGAAAAGTCGCCTCACCCAGGCGGCATGAAGGAACAAAGGGACAGTCTCCTACGATACTGCCGCTTTCTGACGAAAAATCAGTGGGATGCCGACGAGATTGCACAAGAGTCCCTTGCCAGGGCATTGGAACATTACCGACATGAGGAGTGGACCCAAGCACTGCTGAAGCGTATCGCTTATTCTGTGTGGATTGATGTAACGCGTAAGCGGAGATG from Rossellomorea marisflavi includes the following:
- a CDS encoding VOC family protein; protein product: MEAYPMPMFVKMEVRDIERSVKWYKDVLEFNEVYSLRGEENKMVMAHIRGERYQDLMLIPAGSIVHPQGITINLQWHDVHLTAGRAPDSSIVEGPVDRPWNAREVVLIDPDGYRVTLSEILHSSLSFDEVRQGF
- the brnQ gene encoding branched-chain amino acid transport system II carrier protein — translated: MNKKHIIVAGFMLFSLFFGAGNLIFPPTLGMESGHAFIPAITGFILSAVFLPFFTIITVSLSKNGLLSIGERVHPLFGMIFAIIVYLSIGAFYGIPRAANVAFELGFEQILPVQGHMPLLLFSIIFFGVTFLICLNPKKAIDLVGQWLTPALLIVLAILFIKAFFTYSYGDAPTTDKFQHSPFLTGFIEGYYTMDAIAALAFGIVIINGFRSKGMSKRSELVKGTIGAGSIAALGLILVYVSLGWIGRVIPADQAVANGAELLVLASGQLFGPSGNLIFGSIVILACLTTCVGLINACAQFFQERFTLLSYKGYVGVFTLIGLLFTNLGLNMILKIAGPLLSLIYPIAIVLVVLSLAQLFLGKSRRMFILSVGMTGAFSLYETFHSFNMVPKSLEHAVDWIPLSANGLEWTLPALLCAVIGFVWDHISGYRRTSEQWDG
- a CDS encoding ABC transporter permease, with translation MFAIAKREFFQLFKGFKSIAIILMLLVPTYYFAKFSSMFESALELTPDEADMAHSAGLLVVMIVFGQLFVMGLSHDTMNREMHERTMRFLLTRTSRRSIVAGKFLGILAFWFACITVSHVIIAIFSHRFDAFTFFQLMGLIACQVAFTVFLSTVVPVPALTMFMSIIAGILLPILGYWLAYTSNPWFSWMKYVDPNYYLVREDYTFLLMYLDAFILLLLTYIFFRRRGC
- a CDS encoding ABC transporter ATP-binding protein, with product MLMITTKGLTKSFGKNQVVKGIDLTVEKGEIFGFLGRNGAGKSTFINMLTGIVIPTSGSYSLLGEEENHNAIKHKIGVMPDYSTFYQSMTALKHLQFLAGVSGKKVSKDTCMSVLAAVGLEGHEHKKTSKFSFGMKKKLGVAQAIIHDPELIFLDEPTSGMDAESVLQIQHLIRSLQKQGKTIFMTSHNLDEVEKICNRLAIMKEGWIIKSGTMEELRAFYRSNIEVKVKHSPIPVRDQEDLEQWLSINGRDLEMEETHFHIVVEDEKKIADIIRVLNRIKVDVYRVEVDEPTLEEIFLEREEAK
- a CDS encoding sensor histidine kinase, translating into MNIHTRFILHLLGRLILTGFLLLLSILIIFLFIAFLTMNSAIEKDLTTAEGLYFSDRVEVKDGKATIDQHLQKILQKQKSWLIILDSRGDFAGSYGAPDSVLSSKHLLSAADEVSFTDIHTWEILNMDDEPSYVMLGKHHPEKQWLSKVKDEVDWSKGEWLPSSKDQRQLKKEGVWIQLTDPDGNVLQAYGDRPPSENYTYKDILQLDDPDQSVHQDPLSGKILISGIHPPAEAPISVPIHNGWFIALIVIALLILFSTFWYARNLGTPLLIMVKWIKQLSDGQYSQPVNQVGESTIYKKNGKLKRNYRLYKELFSQLSKLTDTLKSNERHEKKVVSSREEWISGLSHDLKTPLSSITGYAQMLQSDQYEWTPEEIRDFAGTIVDKSAFMKDLLDDLTLVYQLNSQALPIRKERTDINEAVRRSVIYFINTAQADIRFLPTETPMLGMVDRKWFQRILDNLLSNAIKHNGDGTTITISTEAIENQLLVIKIEDDGEGMDSETLSHLFQRFYRGTNTSDSGSGTGLGMAITKQLIELHNGSINVQSAPDEGTRVRVILPL